A genomic stretch from Mya arenaria isolate MELC-2E11 chromosome 10, ASM2691426v1 includes:
- the LOC128205191 gene encoding uncharacterized protein LOC128205191 encodes MRFSILLISLSGVLALQVNIAECLTNREFFEIIKDYVDVVEEDVSIDDVVTDNNDDVIDFPGGPDDDVDFDFLIDAMGLSSTGDEISEMMEASQSSHGLSWWHHHHHHHNRRPHRKICSCRHLYCKCCISHTFRINLIFKKFHFRFNPCVSFGYVPANYGFELTITFNGRRLFHKEISLKHPPALCFGVPGLRTFARVCLQVYNVNLQTKHICVRLVGVLDLKIHKFRVHLKIACFRIPLTEAERVAQMLESRDLHVASLAETRSTNETTVYEVESIHELFDLMKILDLTDDVTEQMTSQDQVIDIFRSLQVQDDNE; translated from the exons ATGCGGTTCTCCATTCTACTGATAAGCCTGTCTGGCGTTCTCGCTCTGCAAGTCAACATCGCTGAGTGTTTAACCAACAGGGAGTTCTTTGAGATCATCAAGGATTATGTGGACG TCGTTGAAGAAGACGTTTCCATTGATGATGTCGTAACTGACAATAATGATGACGTCATTGACTTTCCTGGCGGTCCCGATGATGACGTGGATTTCGATTTCCTGATTGACGCGATGGGCCTTTCCAGCACTGGGGACGAGATATCGGAAATGATGGAAG CTTCACAAAGCAGCCATGGTCTAAGCTGGTggcaccatcaccaccatcaccacaaccGCCGCCCGCATAGAAAGATATGCTCATGTCGCCATCTCTACTGCAAATGCTGCATCAGCCACACGTTCCGTATCAATCTTATCTTCAAGAAGTTCCACTTCCGGTTCAATC ctTGTGTATCGTTTGGCTACGTTCCCGCCAACTACGGGTTCGAGTTGACTATCACGTTCAACGGTCGTCGTCTGTTCCATAAGGAGATTTCAC TGAAACATCCCCCTGCACTATGTTTTGGCGTTCCTGGGCTTCGAACGTTTGCACGTGTCTGTCTTCAAGTATACAACGTGAACCTGCAAACCAAACACATATGTGTTCGCCTAGTCGGTGTCCTTGAccttaag ATTCATAAATTTAGAGTTCATCTGAAAATAGCCTGCTTCCGTATTCCCCTCACCGAGGCTGAGAGAGTCGCCCAGATGTTGGAGTCACGTGACTTACACGTGGCATCACTTGCCGAAACAAGATCCACCAATG AAACAACTGTCTACGAAGTGGAATCCATCCACGAACTCTTTGACCTGATGAAAATTCTCGACTTGACCGATGACGTCACTGAGCAAATGACTTCACAGGACCAAGTTATCGATATTTTCCGGTCGCTTCAAGTCCAGGATGACAACGAGTAA